Genomic window (Streptomyces sp. TG1A-60):
GCTGATCATCATGAGTGGCGTCGGGATCCGCGTCATGGACCTGGTGGCCATCTCCATGACGCACCGCTGGCGCTGGCCGTTCTGGGCCGCCAAGGGCAGCCTCGAACTCGTGTTGCTGGGCTGCGGATACGTCCTCGGCGGGCCCGTCGGACTCGGCACGATCTGCTTTCTGGTGTTCGTCGACACCCTGATCCAGCCCTGCATGTCGCTCACGACCCGGCTGTTCTCCCTGCGCAACCACGGACTGGAACAACCCACCCCGGTTCCTGCCTACCGGACCGATCCCGCCTGACCGAGAGGCCTTCCACCATGCTTCTGTCCGACCTGTACATCGCGGGTCTGGGCGCCCGTATCCCCGAGCGCGTCACCACGAAGGAGGCCGTGGCCGCCGGGTGGTACGACGCGGCGGAGGCGGAGGCCCTCAGCTGGGAGTCGGTGGCCGTCGCGGGCGACGTGCCCGCCCCGGACCTGGCGATCGCAGCCGCGCACCAGGCCCTTGAGGTGTCCGGGCACGCCCCCTCCGAGGTCGACATCCTGATGCACGTGTCGTGCAACCACCAGGGCCCCGACCTGTGGTCCCCGCAGCACTACGTCCTGCGTAACACCGTCGGCGGGAGCATCCCCGCCCTGGAGATCCGCCAGGGCTGCAACGGCTTCCTCGCCGCGATGGAACTCGCCGGCACCTACCTGGCGGCGGCCGAGGACCGTACAGCCGCCCTGATCACGTCGGCGGACAACTGGGGGGACCCGCTGGTCGACCGGTGGCGGGCCACCCCCGGCGGCCTGTTCGGCGACGCGGCGACGGCCTGCGTGCTGTCCCGCCGGACCGGCTTCGCACGGCTGGTCAACGTCCGTGCCGTGTCCCTGCCGGAACTGGAGGAGCTGAACCGGGGCGGCGAGCCGCTCTTCCCGCCGGGGTGCACGACGGGCGTCAAGGTCGACCTGCGGGAGCGTGCCGCCACGTACAAGGGCGGTCAGGACCTGGTGAACGCGGGGCAGTTGATGGGCGAGACGCAGCGCGCCCTCATCAAGGAAACCCTTGACGAGGCGGGGCTCGCCCCAGGCGACATCACCCGCGTCGCCCACCAGTTCGTCGGCGACCTGAACGTGCTCCACCGCCTGCTGGAACCATTCGGCGAGGAAGCCGGTGTCACCAAGGGCGTGTGGGACTTCGGGCGTTCGGTCGGGCACACGGGCGCCAACGACCAGACCAGCGGCCTGCACCACCTGGTGTCGACCGGTCAGCTGCGGCGCGGTGACCGGGTGATGCTGCTGGGCGCCGGGGCCGGGATCTCCTTCTCGTGCGCCGTCGTGGAGATGCTGGACGTCCCCTCGTGGGCCGCCGTGCCGGACCGGGCCGCATGACGGTCGACGCACCGGTCCAGCTGGCCAATCTGTGGGCGCTGCGGATGCGGGAGGCCACGGCGCCCGCTCCGCTGCTGCGGCTGATCTGCGTCCCCTACGCGGGTGGTGGCGCCGCCGTCTACCACGGCTGGGCGGACCGCCTGCCGGGCGTGATCGAGCCGTGGGCGGTGCGCATGCCCGGCCGCGACGCCCGGCTGCACGAACCGCTGCGCACGGACCTGGTGGCGACGGCGGGGGAACTGGCCGACGCCCTCGCGCCCCTGCTGACGCAGCCGTACGCCTTCTTCGGGCACAGCCTCGGCGCGCTCCTGGCGTTCGAGACGGTGCGGGCGCTGCGGGAGCGGGGTGCGCCGGAGCCGGCCTTGCTGGCCGTGTCGGCGCGCAATCCCCCGCAGCAGCGCACGTACGGGGGCGGCGTGCACCGGCTGCCGGACGACGAGTATCTCGACGTGCTGGACAGCCGGTACGGGGCCATCCCGCCGCTGCTGCGGGAGGACGCGCAGATGCGGGCGCTCTACCTGCCGATCCTGCGCGCAGACACGACCATGCTGGAGACGTACCGCTATGTGCCGGGGCGGCCGCTTGGGTGCCCCGTCGTTGCCTACGGTGGTGCCGAGGACCCGGAGACGTCGGCGGCGACGCTGGGTGCCTGGGCGGAGGTGACGGGCGCCGGGTGTGCCACGGACGTGCTGCCCGGCGGGCACTTCTTCCTGGGGTCGTCGCGGGAGGAGTTGCTCGGCCTCCTGTCGGCCGAGCTGCTGAGGGCTCTCGTGCCCTGAGGGGACGTCACGTGCGGGTCAGCGGCGGCGTGCGGTGATGAGGACGTAGCCGAGGCCGGGCGTGTAAAAGGTGTCGGTCTCCGGGTCGAGCAGGGCGCGCACCACCTCCTCGCCGGCGATGTCCACCCATTCGGCGCGGTGTTCGAGCATCATCGCCCGCAGCCCGTGGCGCACGGGTTCGGGGACGCGGATGTGCGGCGTGATGTCGGTGATGTCCAGGACGTCGAAGCCCGCCGCGGCGAGCATCGGTTCGTACGCGTCGAGCGGTATCGCTGTGACCAGGGGGTGGATCGCGGACCAGTCCTCGCCAGGCTCGTGGAACATGTCAGCGATGGCGAGCCGGGCGCCGGGCCGCAGG
Coding sequences:
- a CDS encoding ketoacyl-ACP synthase III family protein, with amino-acid sequence MLLSDLYIAGLGARIPERVTTKEAVAAGWYDAAEAEALSWESVAVAGDVPAPDLAIAAAHQALEVSGHAPSEVDILMHVSCNHQGPDLWSPQHYVLRNTVGGSIPALEIRQGCNGFLAAMELAGTYLAAAEDRTAALITSADNWGDPLVDRWRATPGGLFGDAATACVLSRRTGFARLVNVRAVSLPELEELNRGGEPLFPPGCTTGVKVDLRERAATYKGGQDLVNAGQLMGETQRALIKETLDEAGLAPGDITRVAHQFVGDLNVLHRLLEPFGEEAGVTKGVWDFGRSVGHTGANDQTSGLHHLVSTGQLRRGDRVMLLGAGAGISFSCAVVEMLDVPSWAAVPDRAA
- a CDS encoding alpha/beta fold hydrolase: MTVDAPVQLANLWALRMREATAPAPLLRLICVPYAGGGAAVYHGWADRLPGVIEPWAVRMPGRDARLHEPLRTDLVATAGELADALAPLLTQPYAFFGHSLGALLAFETVRALRERGAPEPALLAVSARNPPQQRTYGGGVHRLPDDEYLDVLDSRYGAIPPLLREDAQMRALYLPILRADTTMLETYRYVPGRPLGCPVVAYGGAEDPETSAATLGAWAEVTGAGCATDVLPGGHFFLGSSREELLGLLSAELLRALVP